In Rosa chinensis cultivar Old Blush chromosome 1, RchiOBHm-V2, whole genome shotgun sequence, a genomic segment contains:
- the LOC112176807 gene encoding uncharacterized protein LOC112176807, with protein MRLNHTLLYHPQNPVMAAKTGKTKMMRLLRDDNAEDQDTQRQAERIDMDTHSQIISRKWKQGCQRRSRRLKEASQLLLIEQNLPFFAWLIGYCCVKREGNQMQSSLTKIMSLLADTEVYFGHEYTLSNSKFALSIELENEALQS; from the exons ATGAGGTTGAACCACACCCTTCTTTACCACCCCCAGAATCCAG TAATGGCAGCAAAAACTGGAAAGACAAAGATGATGAGACTTCTACGAGATGATAATGCAGAGGATCAAGATACTCAAAGACAGGCAGAGAGAATTGATATGGACACACATTCTCAGATTATATCAAGAAAGTGGAAACAAG GTTGtcaaagaagatcaagaaggttGAAAGAAG CATCTCAGCTTTTGTTGATCGAACAGAATCTGCCTTTTTTTGCTTGGTTGATTGGGTATTGCTGTGTCAAGCGTGAAGGTAATCAG ATGCAGTCTTCCCTTACAAAGATCATGTCTTTACTAGCTGATACAGAAGTATACTTTGGTCATGAATATACATTG AGTAACTCTAAGTTTGCCTTATCTATTGAACTTGAGAATGAGGCACTTCAGTCCTAA